In one window of Paenarthrobacter nicotinovorans DNA:
- a CDS encoding polyribonucleotide nucleotidyltransferase: MEGPEIQFSEAIIDNGRFGKRVIRFETGRLAKQAAGASMVYIDEDTALLSATTAGKQPREGFDFFPLTVDVEERMYAAGRIPGSFFRREGRPSTEAILACRLMDRPLRPAFVKGLRNEVQIVVTVLAINPDELYDVVAINASSMSTQLSGLPFSGPIGGVRVALIADEQGSQWVAFPKHSQLENAVFNMVVAGRIAGDDVAIMMVEAEATDNSWNLIKEQGATAPTEEVVSEGLEAAKPFIKALCEAQADLAARAAKPTVEFPVFLDYQDDVYAAVEAAAADKLASVFQIADKQERDNASDELKDEVLGALAGDFEGREKELSAAFRSVTKHVVRQRILKDQVRIDGRGLTDIRQLTAEVEVLPRVHGSAIFERGETQIMGVTTLNMLKMEQQIDSLSPVTRKRYMHNYNFPPYSTGETGRVGSPKRREIGHGALAERALVPVLPSREEFPYAIRQVSEALGSNGSTSMGSVCASTLSMLNAGVPLKAAVAGIAMGLVSDQIDGQTRYAALTDILGAEDAFGDMDFKVAGTSEFVTAIQLDTKLDGIPASVLAAALKQAREARLHILEVINAAIDTPDELSEFAPRVIAVKIPVDKIGEVIGPKGKMINQIQEDTGADISIEDDGTVYIGATNGPSADAARSAINAIANPQVPEIGERYLGTVVKTTTFGAFVSLTPGKDGLLHISELRKLANGKRVDNVDDVVSVGQKVQVEITKIDDRGKLSLSPVVADEEGASAEEAPAEAAEASAE, from the coding sequence ATGGAGGGTCCCGAAATCCAGTTCTCCGAAGCCATCATCGACAACGGCCGTTTTGGCAAGCGCGTCATTCGCTTTGAAACAGGCCGCCTTGCCAAGCAAGCAGCCGGCGCCTCGATGGTCTACATCGACGAAGACACCGCACTTCTCTCCGCAACCACCGCAGGCAAGCAGCCGCGTGAAGGTTTCGACTTCTTCCCGCTGACCGTGGATGTCGAAGAGCGTATGTACGCTGCCGGCCGCATCCCGGGTTCGTTCTTCCGCCGCGAAGGCCGCCCCTCCACGGAAGCCATCCTTGCTTGCCGCCTGATGGACCGCCCGCTTCGCCCGGCGTTCGTCAAGGGCCTGCGCAACGAGGTCCAGATCGTCGTCACCGTCCTGGCGATCAACCCTGATGAGCTGTACGACGTCGTCGCCATCAACGCGTCCTCGATGTCCACCCAGCTTTCCGGCCTCCCGTTCTCCGGCCCGATCGGCGGCGTCCGCGTTGCCCTCATCGCCGACGAGCAGGGTTCGCAGTGGGTTGCTTTCCCGAAGCACTCCCAGCTCGAAAACGCTGTCTTCAACATGGTTGTCGCCGGCCGTATTGCCGGTGACGACGTCGCCATCATGATGGTTGAAGCCGAAGCCACGGACAACTCCTGGAACCTCATCAAGGAACAGGGCGCAACCGCTCCCACCGAAGAGGTCGTTTCCGAGGGCCTCGAGGCTGCCAAGCCGTTCATCAAGGCACTCTGCGAAGCACAGGCCGACCTGGCAGCCCGCGCTGCCAAGCCCACGGTCGAGTTCCCGGTCTTCCTTGATTACCAGGACGACGTTTACGCCGCCGTTGAAGCCGCTGCCGCTGACAAGCTGGCTTCCGTCTTCCAGATCGCCGACAAGCAGGAGCGCGACAACGCTTCCGACGAGCTCAAGGACGAAGTCCTTGGCGCCCTTGCCGGTGACTTCGAAGGCCGTGAGAAGGAACTGTCCGCAGCATTCCGCTCGGTCACCAAGCACGTCGTGCGCCAGCGAATCCTCAAGGACCAGGTCCGTATCGATGGCCGCGGCCTGACGGACATCCGCCAGCTGACCGCCGAGGTCGAGGTTCTGCCCCGCGTTCACGGCTCAGCCATCTTCGAACGCGGCGAGACCCAGATCATGGGTGTCACCACGCTGAACATGCTCAAGATGGAACAGCAGATCGACTCGTTGTCGCCGGTAACGCGCAAGCGCTACATGCACAACTACAACTTCCCGCCGTACTCCACCGGCGAGACCGGCCGCGTTGGTTCCCCCAAGCGCCGCGAAATCGGCCACGGTGCCCTCGCCGAGCGCGCCTTGGTTCCGGTTCTGCCCAGCCGTGAAGAATTCCCGTACGCCATCCGCCAGGTATCCGAAGCTCTCGGGTCCAACGGTTCAACCTCCATGGGTTCGGTCTGCGCTTCGACGCTTTCCATGCTCAACGCCGGTGTTCCGCTGAAGGCAGCCGTCGCCGGTATCGCCATGGGCCTGGTTTCCGACCAGATCGACGGCCAGACCCGCTACGCAGCCCTGACCGACATCCTTGGAGCCGAAGACGCCTTCGGCGACATGGACTTCAAGGTCGCCGGTACATCCGAGTTCGTCACGGCCATCCAGCTGGACACCAAGCTGGACGGCATCCCCGCCTCCGTGCTCGCAGCAGCACTGAAGCAGGCCCGCGAAGCCCGCCTCCACATCCTCGAGGTCATCAACGCCGCGATCGACACCCCGGACGAGCTCTCCGAGTTCGCACCGCGCGTCATTGCCGTGAAGATCCCCGTGGACAAGATCGGCGAGGTCATCGGCCCCAAGGGCAAGATGATCAACCAGATCCAGGAAGACACGGGCGCGGACATCTCCATCGAAGATGACGGCACGGTCTACATCGGCGCTACGAACGGTCCGTCTGCAGATGCAGCACGTTCGGCCATCAACGCCATCGCCAACCCGCAGGTACCGGAAATCGGTGAGCGCTACCTGGGTACGGTCGTCAAGACCACCACCTTCGGCGCCTTCGTATCCCTCACCCCGGGCAAGGACGGCCTGCTGCACATCTCCGAGCTCCGCAAGCTGGCCAACGGCAAGCGCGTGGACAACGTCGATGACGTCGTTTCCGTGGGCCAGAAGGTCCAGGTCGAGATCACCAAGATCGACGACCGCGGAAAGCTCTCCCTCTCGCCGGTTGTTGCCGATGAAGAAGGCGCAAGCGCAGAGGAAGCTCCGGCCGAGGCCGCAGAAGCTTCCGCAGAGTAG